A window of the Agrococcus jejuensis genome harbors these coding sequences:
- a CDS encoding ribonuclease J, with product MTAIAQPAPLEPGTLRIIPLGGLGEVGRNMTVFEIDGRLLIVDCGVLFPEEHQPGVDLILPDFGPIRDRLDDVEAVVLTHGHEDHIGAVPYLLKLRQDIPLIGSQLTLALVEAKLKEHRIKPYTHTVREGETEQLGPFGLEFVAVNHSIPDALAVAIRTKAGMALVTGDFKMDQLPLDDRITDLRAFARLGEEGVDAFLVDSTNADVPGFTAPERGIGPVLEQVIAATQGKVVVASFSSHVHRVQQVLDAAHAHGRRVAFMGRSMVRNMGIAADLGYLTVPEGVLIDAKKAHDLPESKIVFMSTGSQGEPMAVLSRIANGEHQIVVGERDTVILASSLIPGNENAVYRVINGLMKLGANVVHKGNAKVHVSGHASAGELLYCYNILGPRNVIPVHGEFRHLHAAASLARQTGVPTERAFVGENGTVWDMKDGDIRVAGQVEIGFVYVDGSSVGRLDDADLKDRRTLAEEGFISIFVAIETQTGKCVVGPEIHARGFAEDDSIFDEIRPKIVKALEEAAGQGVRDTHQFSQTVRRTVGRWVGTRIRRRPMIVPVVIEA from the coding sequence ATGACGGCCATCGCACAGCCGGCTCCGCTCGAGCCCGGCACCCTTCGCATCATCCCGCTCGGCGGCCTCGGCGAGGTCGGCCGCAACATGACGGTCTTCGAGATCGACGGTCGTCTGCTCATCGTCGACTGCGGCGTGCTCTTCCCCGAGGAGCACCAGCCGGGCGTCGACCTGATCCTGCCCGACTTCGGACCCATCCGAGACCGCCTCGACGACGTCGAGGCCGTCGTGCTCACGCACGGTCACGAGGACCACATCGGCGCCGTGCCGTACCTGCTGAAGCTGCGCCAGGACATCCCGCTCATCGGCTCGCAGCTCACGCTCGCGCTCGTCGAGGCGAAGCTCAAGGAGCACCGCATCAAGCCCTACACGCACACGGTGCGCGAGGGCGAGACCGAGCAGCTCGGGCCGTTCGGCCTCGAGTTCGTCGCCGTGAACCACTCGATCCCGGACGCGCTGGCCGTCGCGATCCGCACGAAGGCCGGCATGGCGCTCGTGACGGGCGACTTCAAGATGGACCAGCTGCCGCTCGACGACCGCATCACCGACCTCCGCGCGTTCGCCCGCCTCGGCGAGGAGGGCGTGGATGCGTTCCTCGTCGACTCGACGAACGCCGACGTGCCGGGCTTCACCGCGCCCGAGCGGGGCATCGGCCCCGTGCTCGAGCAGGTCATCGCCGCGACCCAGGGCAAGGTCGTCGTGGCGTCGTTCTCGAGCCACGTGCACCGCGTGCAGCAGGTGCTCGACGCCGCCCACGCGCACGGCCGCCGCGTCGCGTTCATGGGGCGCTCGATGGTGCGCAACATGGGCATCGCCGCCGACCTCGGCTACCTCACGGTGCCCGAGGGCGTGCTCATCGACGCCAAGAAGGCGCACGACCTGCCCGAGTCGAAGATCGTCTTCATGTCGACGGGCTCGCAGGGCGAGCCCATGGCCGTGCTGTCGCGCATCGCGAACGGCGAGCACCAGATCGTGGTGGGGGAGCGCGACACCGTCATCCTCGCGTCGAGCCTCATCCCGGGCAACGAGAACGCCGTCTACCGCGTCATCAACGGCCTCATGAAGCTCGGCGCCAACGTGGTGCACAAGGGCAACGCCAAGGTGCACGTCTCGGGCCACGCCTCGGCCGGCGAGCTCCTGTACTGCTACAACATCCTCGGCCCGCGCAACGTCATCCCCGTGCACGGCGAGTTCCGCCACCTGCACGCGGCCGCGTCGCTCGCGCGCCAGACGGGCGTGCCGACCGAGCGTGCGTTCGTCGGCGAGAACGGCACCGTCTGGGACATGAAGGACGGCGACATCCGCGTCGCCGGCCAGGTCGAGATCGGCTTCGTCTACGTCGACGGCTCGTCGGTGGGTCGCCTCGACGACGCCGACCTCAAGGACCGCCGCACCCTCGCCGAGGAGGGCTTCATCTCGATCTTCGTCGCGATCGAGACCCAGACGGGCAAGTGCGTCGTCGGCCCCGAGATCCACGCGCGCGGCTTCGCCGAGGACGACTCGATCTTCGACGAGATCCGCCCGAAGATCGTGAAGGCGCTCGAGGAGGCCGCCGGCCAGGGCGTGCGCGACACGCACCAGTTCTCGCAGACCGTGCGCCGCACCGTCGGTCGCTGGGTGGGCACGCGCATCCGCCGCCGGCCGATGATCGTGCCCGTCGTCATCGAGGCCTGA
- the dapA gene encoding 4-hydroxy-tetrahydrodipicolinate synthase: MIHNPFGQVLVALVTPLQADGEVDWPGVERLIDDVVTQGADGIVVSGTTGETSTLTDPEKIKLVEVAKSVAGNRAKIIQGGGSNETAHAIDLYRQAEQAGADGVMIVTPYYNKPTQAGLLTHFRMIADATDLPVILYDIPGRTGVPIRYETILRAAKHPNILAVKDAKGDLAEVSRVLNQTDLLYFSGDDAMVLPHLAVGAVGLIGVTANIAPRPYRTIIDAVNAGDLHTAQAQHKALEPLVRATMTHVPGTVATKYILHALGRIGSPRVRLPLVGPEDSEAALIEDEIALVRDIDGLDLSRFRPDRNAAAGGALPKVHGTTR, encoded by the coding sequence GTGATCCACAACCCCTTCGGCCAGGTCCTGGTCGCCCTCGTCACGCCGCTGCAGGCCGACGGAGAGGTCGACTGGCCGGGCGTCGAGCGACTCATCGACGACGTCGTGACCCAGGGTGCCGACGGCATCGTCGTCTCGGGCACCACCGGCGAGACGTCGACGCTCACCGACCCCGAGAAGATCAAGCTCGTCGAGGTCGCGAAGTCGGTGGCCGGCAACCGGGCGAAGATCATCCAGGGCGGTGGCTCGAACGAGACCGCCCACGCGATCGACCTGTACCGCCAGGCCGAGCAGGCCGGCGCCGACGGCGTCATGATCGTGACCCCCTACTACAACAAGCCGACGCAGGCGGGCCTGCTCACGCACTTCCGCATGATCGCGGACGCGACCGACCTGCCCGTCATCCTCTACGACATCCCCGGCCGCACCGGCGTGCCGATCCGGTACGAGACGATCCTGCGCGCCGCGAAGCACCCGAACATCCTCGCCGTGAAGGACGCCAAGGGCGACCTCGCCGAGGTGAGCCGCGTGCTCAACCAGACCGACCTGCTCTACTTCTCCGGCGACGACGCCATGGTGCTGCCGCACCTGGCGGTGGGCGCCGTGGGACTCATCGGCGTGACGGCGAACATCGCCCCACGCCCCTACCGCACGATCATCGACGCCGTGAACGCCGGCGACCTGCACACCGCGCAGGCGCAGCACAAGGCGCTCGAGCCGCTCGTGCGAGCGACCATGACGCACGTGCCTGGCACGGTCGCGACCAAGTACATCCTGCACGCGCTCGGCCGCATCGGCTCGCCGCGCGTGCGCCTGCCGCTCGTCGGTCCCGAGGACTCCGAGGCAGCGCTCATCGAGGACGAGATCGCGCTGGTGCGCGACATCGACGGCCTCGACCTCTCCCGCTTCCGGCCCGACCGGAACGCGGCTGCGGGTGGCGCGCTGCCGAAGGTCCACGGCACGACGCGCTGA
- a CDS encoding GNAT family N-acetyltransferase, translated as MIALVLPAHDRRDSWLESVREFAGATLHGYATFGFEADALADSATFDRWLAREVAQRTEGQDGFVPATVFWIVDDAAPERVLGSIHLRHELNDWLLADGGHVGYGIRPSARGRGVATAALALVIDEARVMGIDRLLLICDADNPASRATIVAAGGELEDVRGAYERYWIRLT; from the coding sequence ATGATCGCCCTCGTGCTGCCCGCTCACGACCGCCGCGACTCGTGGCTCGAGAGCGTGCGGGAGTTCGCCGGCGCGACGCTGCACGGCTACGCGACGTTCGGCTTCGAGGCGGATGCGCTGGCCGATTCGGCGACGTTCGACCGTTGGCTCGCGCGCGAGGTGGCGCAGCGCACGGAGGGGCAGGACGGCTTCGTGCCCGCGACGGTGTTCTGGATCGTCGACGACGCCGCGCCGGAGCGCGTGCTCGGGTCGATTCACCTGCGCCACGAGCTGAACGACTGGCTGCTCGCCGACGGCGGGCACGTCGGATACGGCATCCGCCCGTCGGCACGCGGCCGGGGCGTCGCGACCGCGGCGCTCGCGCTCGTGATCGACGAGGCTCGTGTCATGGGCATCGACCGGCTGCTGCTCATCTGCGACGCCGACAACCCGGCGTCGCGCGCCACGATCGTCGCCGCCGGCGGCGAGCTCGAGGACGTGCGCGGCGCGTACGAGCGGTACTGGATCAGGCTGACGTGA
- a CDS encoding dihydrofolate reductase: MTQRVGLIWAEAHDHVIGAGGDMPWRLPEDLQRFKRITLGSPVVMGRRTWESFGTPPRPLPGRTNVVISRDASYEAQGATVVATLETALEVARIVAEEDDAETIWIIGGGQVYRQALALADTIELTEIDASLDGDTTAPDLGPEWATLVLDPVDGWHESKGGLRYRFRTLTRVTSA, encoded by the coding sequence GTGACCCAGCGAGTCGGCCTCATCTGGGCCGAGGCCCACGACCACGTCATCGGCGCGGGGGGCGACATGCCGTGGCGGCTGCCCGAGGACCTGCAGCGGTTCAAGCGCATCACGCTCGGCTCGCCCGTCGTCATGGGGCGCCGCACGTGGGAGTCGTTCGGCACGCCGCCAAGGCCCCTGCCGGGCCGCACGAACGTCGTCATCTCGCGCGACGCGTCGTACGAGGCGCAGGGCGCGACGGTCGTCGCGACGCTCGAGACCGCACTCGAGGTGGCGCGGATCGTCGCCGAGGAGGACGACGCCGAGACGATCTGGATCATCGGCGGCGGCCAGGTCTACCGGCAGGCGCTCGCGCTCGCCGACACGATCGAGCTGACCGAGATCGACGCGTCCCTCGATGGCGACACGACCGCACCCGACCTCGGCCCCGAGTGGGCCACCCTCGTGCTCGACCCCGTCGACGGCTGGCACGAGTCGAAGGGTGGCCTGCGCTACCGCTTCCGCACGCTCACGCGCGTCACGTCAGCCTGA
- a CDS encoding thymidylate synthase, translating to MSQPYETLLADVLANGVAKGDRTGTGTRSVFGRQLRYDLAEGFPLVTTKRVHFKSVALELLWFLRGDSNVRWLQERGVTIWDEWADADGDLGPVYGVQWRSWPTPSGESIDQLSELVEQIRSNPDSRRLIVSAWNPADIPSMALAPCHAFFQVFVADGRLSLQIYQRSADMFLGVPFNIASYALLTHMLAQQTGLEVGELVWTGGDCHIYDNHVEQVERQLSREPFALPTLRFARKPDSILDYEYDDIEVVGYEHHPGIKAPVAV from the coding sequence ATGAGCCAGCCCTACGAGACCCTGCTCGCCGACGTCCTCGCGAACGGCGTCGCGAAGGGCGACCGCACCGGCACCGGCACGCGCAGCGTGTTCGGCCGTCAGCTCCGCTACGACCTCGCCGAGGGCTTCCCGCTCGTCACGACGAAGCGCGTGCACTTCAAGTCGGTGGCGCTCGAGCTGCTGTGGTTCCTGCGCGGCGACTCGAACGTGCGGTGGCTGCAGGAGCGCGGCGTGACGATCTGGGACGAGTGGGCGGACGCCGACGGCGACCTCGGCCCCGTGTACGGCGTGCAGTGGCGCTCGTGGCCGACGCCGTCGGGCGAGTCGATCGACCAGCTCTCCGAGCTCGTCGAGCAGATCCGCTCGAACCCCGACTCGCGCAGGCTCATCGTCTCGGCGTGGAACCCGGCCGACATCCCGTCGATGGCGCTCGCGCCGTGCCACGCGTTCTTCCAGGTCTTCGTCGCCGACGGTCGTCTGTCGCTGCAGATCTACCAGCGCTCGGCGGACATGTTCCTCGGGGTGCCGTTCAACATCGCCTCGTACGCGCTGCTCACGCACATGCTCGCGCAGCAGACGGGCCTCGAGGTGGGCGAGCTCGTGTGGACGGGCGGCGACTGCCACATCTACGACAACCACGTCGAGCAGGTCGAGCGGCAGCTGAGCCGCGAGCCGTTCGCGCTGCCCACGCTGCGGTTCGCCCGGAAGCCCGACAGCATCCTCGACTACGAGTACGACGACATCGAGGTCGTCGGCTACGAGCACCACCCGGGCATCAAGGCGCCCGTCGCCGTCTGA
- a CDS encoding 4-hydroxy-tetrahydrodipicolinate reductase: protein MLRVGVLGASGRLGAAAVAAIDSADDLEVVELDPRGGLELANVDVAFDATILAASERIVDAAVAQGVPIVVGTSGWSAARVDALRDAGATGVRVVPNFSIGSVVGTHLATIAARHLGAIEIVETHHERKVDAPSGTAVRTAEAIGAVRAVVAPTPDEPGRGTLVAGIPVHALRLPGVSARQEVILGGTGETLTIRHDTLGHDAYAAGILLALRAAAPAGVVVGLDDLLGLQAPA, encoded by the coding sequence ATGCTGCGCGTGGGCGTCCTCGGTGCGAGCGGACGGCTCGGCGCCGCCGCCGTTGCCGCCATCGACTCGGCCGACGACCTCGAGGTCGTCGAGCTCGACCCGCGGGGAGGCCTCGAGCTCGCGAACGTCGACGTCGCGTTCGACGCGACGATCCTCGCCGCGTCCGAGCGCATCGTCGACGCGGCGGTCGCGCAGGGCGTGCCGATCGTCGTCGGCACGAGCGGCTGGAGCGCGGCGCGCGTCGACGCGCTGCGCGACGCCGGCGCGACGGGCGTGCGCGTCGTGCCGAACTTCTCGATCGGCTCGGTCGTCGGCACGCATCTCGCGACGATCGCGGCGCGCCACCTCGGCGCGATCGAGATCGTCGAGACGCACCACGAGCGCAAGGTGGATGCGCCGAGCGGCACCGCCGTGCGCACGGCCGAGGCCATCGGCGCCGTGCGCGCCGTCGTGGCGCCGACGCCCGACGAGCCGGGTCGCGGCACGCTCGTGGCCGGCATCCCCGTGCATGCGCTGCGCCTGCCGGGCGTGAGCGCGCGCCAGGAGGTCATCCTCGGCGGCACGGGCGAGACCCTCACGATCCGCCACGACACGCTCGGGCACGACGCGTACGCCGCCGGCATCCTGCTCGCGCTGCGCGCCGCGGCGCCCGCGGGCGTCGTCGTGGGCCTCGACGACCTCCTCGGCCTGCAGGCACCCGCGTGA
- a CDS encoding GNAT family N-acetyltransferase, with protein sequence MLTLHDASPDDADARALLDAYIADRVATWADDSRPYQPKTAPTEQLTPPNGALLVAQLDGAPVGVGGVRRIPSDEGTWFEVKHLFASPAARGHGVGKTLLAALEQRAIALGATDVVLDTNDSLAAAGGLYLAAGFQRVEPFNDNPNANAWFRKRV encoded by the coding sequence GTGCTCACGCTCCACGACGCCTCCCCCGACGACGCCGACGCCCGCGCCCTGCTCGACGCGTACATCGCCGATCGGGTCGCGACCTGGGCCGACGACTCGCGGCCGTACCAGCCGAAGACGGCGCCGACCGAGCAGCTGACGCCCCCGAACGGCGCGCTGCTCGTCGCGCAGCTCGACGGCGCGCCCGTCGGCGTCGGCGGCGTGCGCCGCATCCCCTCCGACGAGGGCACGTGGTTCGAGGTCAAGCATCTCTTCGCCTCCCCCGCCGCGCGCGGCCACGGCGTCGGCAAGACCCTGCTCGCCGCGCTCGAGCAGCGGGCGATCGCGCTGGGCGCGACCGACGTCGTGCTCGACACGAACGACTCCCTCGCAGCGGCAGGCGGCCTCTACCTCGCCGCGGGCTTCCAGCGCGTCGAGCCGTTCAACGACAACCCCAACGCGAACGCCTGGTTCCGCAAGCGCGTCTGA
- a CDS encoding histidine phosphatase family protein — MPHHLYLVRHGEQQDAEHGVEDGPLSARGVRQAHLVADRLSGVGFTEAYHSPLVRAEHTARVMHERLPATEFSPHALLMDCIPSGVDPEMPHSYQSFFSGVTDAEVEAGKAQMADAVEQWLTPRGERSDVLLVTHNFVIGWFVRHVLDAPDWKWMTLNQANGGLTVIHMRAGRPPQLLCHNDLGHLPVELRTGMPTALPV; from the coding sequence GTGCCGCATCATCTGTACCTCGTCCGTCACGGCGAGCAGCAGGATGCCGAGCACGGCGTCGAGGACGGGCCCCTGTCGGCACGCGGCGTGCGCCAGGCGCATCTCGTGGCCGACCGCCTCAGCGGCGTCGGCTTCACCGAGGCGTACCACTCGCCGCTCGTGCGCGCCGAGCACACGGCGCGCGTCATGCACGAGCGGCTGCCCGCGACGGAGTTCTCGCCCCACGCCCTGCTCATGGACTGCATCCCGTCTGGCGTCGACCCCGAGATGCCGCATTCGTACCAGTCGTTCTTCTCGGGCGTCACCGACGCCGAGGTCGAGGCGGGCAAGGCGCAGATGGCCGACGCGGTCGAGCAGTGGCTCACGCCGCGCGGCGAGCGCAGCGACGTGCTGCTCGTGACCCACAACTTCGTCATCGGCTGGTTCGTGCGGCACGTGCTCGACGCGCCGGACTGGAAGTGGATGACGCTGAACCAGGCGAACGGCGGCCTCACGGTCATCCACATGCGCGCGGGGCGTCCGCCGCAGCTGCTGTGCCACAACGACCTGGGCCACCTGCCCGTCGAGCTGCGCACGGGCATGCCGACGGCGCTGCCGGTCTGA
- a CDS encoding M16 family metallopeptidase yields the protein MSAPVPLPLESPDTTIAASGGALVRRTVLPTGLRVLSEHVPGASSVTVGFWVPVGSRDEQPVTYGSTHFLEHLLFKGTQRRTAFDIAVAFDAVGGEHNALTAKEHTCYYAKVRDRDLPMAVEVLTDMVTSSLLDVDEFESERGVILEELAMADDDPGDVAGELVARLVYGDHALGRPIGGTKETIKAVSRDDVAAHYREHYRARDLVVTVAGAVDHDELVALVQRALADCGWSDEAATPRARRVTDAATISGGGIEVIDRPLEQVNLMIGMPGLLASDRRRTHMSVMNTVLGAGMSSRLFQEVRERRGLAYSVYSYSSLYSDAGSFGMYAGCTPAKAGEVARIMLGELDRLAADGVTDEELLRAKGQIAGASALALEDSDSRMSRLGRSELTMGEFADLDTVLALVDRVTPDDVRAIAAELAGGRRSVAAVGPVRADAFAGLA from the coding sequence ATGTCTGCCCCCGTGCCGCTGCCGCTCGAGTCCCCGGACACCACCATCGCCGCATCGGGCGGTGCGCTCGTGCGCCGCACGGTGCTGCCGACGGGCCTGCGCGTGCTGAGCGAGCACGTGCCGGGCGCGTCGAGCGTCACGGTGGGCTTCTGGGTGCCGGTCGGCTCGCGCGACGAGCAGCCCGTCACGTACGGCTCGACGCACTTCCTCGAGCACCTGCTCTTCAAGGGCACGCAGCGCCGCACGGCCTTCGACATCGCCGTCGCGTTCGACGCCGTCGGCGGCGAGCACAACGCGCTCACCGCCAAGGAGCACACCTGCTACTACGCGAAGGTGCGCGACCGCGACCTTCCGATGGCCGTCGAGGTGCTCACCGACATGGTCACGTCGTCGCTGCTCGACGTCGACGAGTTCGAGAGCGAGCGCGGCGTCATCCTCGAGGAGCTCGCGATGGCCGACGACGACCCGGGCGACGTCGCCGGCGAGCTCGTCGCGCGCCTCGTCTACGGCGACCACGCGCTCGGCCGGCCCATCGGCGGCACGAAGGAGACCATCAAGGCCGTGTCGCGCGACGACGTCGCCGCGCACTACCGCGAGCACTACCGCGCACGCGACCTCGTCGTGACGGTCGCGGGCGCCGTCGACCACGACGAGCTCGTCGCGCTCGTGCAGCGGGCGCTCGCCGACTGCGGCTGGTCCGACGAGGCGGCGACGCCCCGTGCGCGTCGCGTCACCGACGCCGCGACGATCTCGGGCGGCGGCATCGAGGTCATCGACCGCCCGCTCGAGCAGGTCAACCTCATGATCGGCATGCCGGGCCTGCTCGCCTCCGACCGGCGTCGCACCCACATGTCGGTGATGAACACCGTGCTCGGCGCCGGCATGTCGTCGCGCCTCTTCCAGGAGGTGCGCGAGCGCCGCGGCCTGGCGTACTCGGTGTACTCGTACTCGTCGCTGTACTCGGATGCGGGCTCGTTCGGCATGTACGCGGGCTGCACGCCAGCGAAGGCGGGCGAGGTCGCGCGCATCATGCTCGGCGAGCTCGACCGTCTCGCGGCCGACGGCGTGACCGACGAGGAGCTGCTGCGCGCGAAGGGGCAGATCGCCGGCGCGAGCGCGCTCGCGCTCGAGGACTCGGACTCGCGCATGTCGCGCCTCGGCCGATCCGAGCTGACGATGGGCGAGTTCGCCGACCTCGACACCGTGCTGGCCCTCGTCGACCGCGTCACGCCCGACGACGTGCGCGCCATCGCCGCGGAGCTCGCGGGAGGCCGCCGCTCGGTCGCCGCCGTCGGTCCCGTGCGCGCCGACGCGTTCGCCGGGCTCGCCTGA
- a CDS encoding ribokinase: MSVIVVGSINVDVTVVADRMAQAGETITGTALETGLGGKGANQAAAAARAGAATTMVGCVGSDAFADVALDGLREAGVDVAGVATVEGGTGIAHIRVAGGDNSIVVVPLANAALSVEQAHAAIDATDASALLLQLEVDQQVVLAAAERAHARGIRVVLDPAPAAPLPESIWQHVALVKPNEHEAGLLTGVEVTDAASAEQAARWFLDRGVDAAIVTLGKAGAVLVDADGARMLAGHVVDAVDSTAAGDTFSGYLAAALADGASLDEAARRAMAAAAISVTRVGATASIPSSAEVDAFLADA, encoded by the coding sequence ATGAGCGTCATCGTCGTCGGCAGCATCAACGTGGACGTGACCGTGGTCGCGGATCGCATGGCGCAGGCGGGGGAGACCATCACCGGCACCGCGCTCGAGACGGGCCTCGGCGGCAAGGGTGCGAACCAGGCGGCCGCCGCAGCCCGCGCGGGGGCTGCGACGACGATGGTCGGCTGCGTCGGCTCGGATGCGTTCGCCGACGTCGCGCTCGACGGGCTGCGCGAGGCGGGCGTCGACGTCGCGGGCGTCGCCACGGTCGAGGGCGGCACGGGCATCGCGCACATCCGCGTCGCGGGCGGCGACAACTCGATCGTCGTCGTGCCGCTCGCCAACGCGGCCCTCTCGGTCGAGCAGGCGCACGCGGCGATCGACGCGACGGACGCGTCGGCGCTGCTGCTGCAGCTCGAGGTCGACCAGCAGGTCGTGCTCGCCGCGGCCGAGCGCGCGCACGCGCGCGGCATCCGCGTCGTGCTCGACCCCGCACCGGCGGCACCGCTGCCCGAGTCGATCTGGCAGCACGTGGCGCTCGTGAAGCCCAACGAGCACGAGGCGGGCCTGCTCACGGGCGTCGAGGTGACGGATGCCGCGAGCGCCGAGCAGGCGGCGCGCTGGTTCCTCGATCGCGGCGTCGACGCGGCGATCGTGACGCTCGGCAAGGCGGGCGCCGTGCTCGTCGACGCCGACGGCGCGCGCATGCTCGCGGGCCACGTCGTCGACGCCGTCGACTCGACCGCCGCGGGCGACACGTTCTCGGGCTACCTCGCGGCGGCCCTCGCCGACGGCGCGAGCCTCGACGAGGCCGCGCGTCGCGCCATGGCTGCCGCGGCGATCTCGGTCACGCGCGTCGGTGCCACGGCATCCATCCCGTCGAGCGCCGAGGTCGACGCCTTCCTCGCCGACGCCTGA
- a CDS encoding polyribonucleotide nucleotidyltransferase: MEGPEITFAEAVIDNGKHGTRTIRFETGRLAQQAQGSAAAYIDGETMLLSATSVSKHPKDNFDFFPLTIDVEERMYAAGRIPGSFFRREGRPSTDAILTCRLIDRPLRPTFVEGLRNEVQVVITVLAIEPDELYDVLAINAASMSTQLSGLPFSGPIGGVRVALIDGQWVAFPKHSQLEHAVFNMVVAGRVTDDGDVAIMMVEAEATDESWHLIEGGQQAPTEEVVAEGLEASKPFIKQLVEAQQQVAKTAAKPTRDYPLFPPYSPEAFDAVSAIAATDVAAVYQIADKIERQDADDALKERVKEQVNAKIEAGELDASIAPQVSAAYKAVTKKAMRGRVLTDGVRIDGRGLADIRALDAEVAVIPRVHGSAIFQRGETQIMGITTLNMLKLEQQIDSLSPVTSKRYMHNYNFPPYSTGETGRVGSPKRREIGHGALAERALVPVLPSREEFPYAIRQVSEALGSNGSTSMGSVCASTLSLLNAGVPLRAPVAGIAMGLISDVVDGETRYAALTDILGAEDALGDMDFKVAGTPEFVTAIQLDTKLDGIPASVLAGALTQAKEARTKILDVLNQAIDTPDEMAPTAPRVISVNIPVDKIGEVIGPKGKVINQIQDDTGAQISIEDNGTVYIGAVDGPSAEAARAAINAIANPSNPEVGERFLGTVVKIASFGAFVSLMPGRDGLLHVTAMRPLNDGKRIEAVEDVVSVGQKLQVTITKVDDRGKLSLELVEDESAAAAPAEDAPAAE, encoded by the coding sequence TTGGAAGGTCCTGAGATCACGTTCGCCGAAGCCGTCATCGACAACGGCAAGCACGGCACCCGCACCATCCGCTTCGAGACCGGCCGCCTCGCCCAGCAGGCGCAGGGCTCGGCCGCCGCGTACATCGACGGCGAGACCATGCTGCTGAGCGCGACGAGCGTCAGCAAGCACCCGAAGGACAACTTCGACTTCTTCCCGCTCACGATCGACGTCGAGGAGCGCATGTACGCCGCGGGTCGCATCCCGGGCTCGTTCTTCCGCCGCGAGGGCCGTCCGTCGACCGACGCGATCCTCACGTGCCGCCTCATCGACCGCCCGCTGCGCCCGACGTTCGTCGAGGGCCTCCGCAACGAGGTCCAGGTCGTCATCACGGTGCTCGCCATCGAGCCCGACGAGCTCTACGACGTGCTCGCGATCAACGCCGCGTCCATGTCGACGCAGCTCTCGGGCCTGCCGTTCTCGGGCCCGATCGGTGGCGTGCGCGTCGCGCTCATCGACGGCCAGTGGGTCGCGTTCCCGAAGCACTCGCAGCTCGAGCACGCCGTGTTCAACATGGTCGTGGCCGGCCGCGTGACCGACGACGGCGACGTCGCGATCATGATGGTCGAGGCCGAGGCGACCGACGAGTCGTGGCACCTCATCGAGGGCGGCCAGCAGGCCCCCACCGAGGAGGTCGTGGCCGAGGGTCTCGAGGCATCGAAGCCCTTCATCAAGCAGCTCGTCGAGGCGCAGCAGCAGGTCGCGAAGACGGCTGCCAAGCCGACGCGCGACTACCCGCTGTTCCCGCCGTACTCGCCCGAGGCCTTCGACGCCGTCTCGGCGATCGCCGCGACGGACGTCGCAGCGGTCTACCAGATCGCAGACAAGATCGAGCGCCAGGACGCCGACGACGCCCTCAAGGAGCGCGTCAAGGAGCAGGTCAACGCGAAGATCGAGGCGGGCGAGCTCGACGCGTCGATCGCCCCGCAGGTCTCGGCTGCCTACAAGGCCGTCACGAAGAAGGCCATGCGCGGTCGCGTCCTCACCGACGGCGTGCGCATCGACGGCCGTGGGCTCGCGGACATCCGCGCGCTCGACGCCGAGGTCGCGGTCATCCCGCGCGTGCACGGCTCGGCGATCTTCCAGCGCGGCGAGACCCAGATCATGGGCATCACGACGCTGAACATGCTGAAGCTCGAGCAGCAGATCGACTCGCTGTCGCCTGTCACCTCGAAGCGCTACATGCACAACTACAACTTCCCGCCGTACTCGACGGGCGAGACGGGCCGCGTCGGCAGCCCGAAGCGCCGCGAGATCGGTCACGGCGCCCTGGCCGAGCGTGCGCTCGTGCCCGTGCTGCCCAGCCGCGAGGAGTTCCCCTACGCCATCCGCCAGGTCTCCGAGGCGCTCGGCTCGAACGGCTCGACCTCGATGGGCTCGGTGTGCGCCTCGACGCTCTCGCTGCTCAACGCTGGCGTGCCGCTGCGCGCACCCGTCGCGGGCATCGCGATGGGCCTCATCTCCGACGTGGTCGACGGCGAGACCCGCTACGCGGCGCTCACCGACATCCTCGGTGCCGAGGACGCCCTCGGCGACATGGACTTCAAGGTCGCGGGCACGCCCGAGTTCGTCACGGCGATCCAGCTCGACACGAAGCTCGACGGCATCCCCGCCTCGGTCCTCGCCGGCGCGCTGACGCAGGCGAAGGAGGCGCGCACGAAGATCCTCGACGTGCTCAACCAGGCGATCGACACGCCCGACGAGATGGCGCCCACGGCGCCGCGCGTCATCAGCGTGAACATCCCGGTCGACAAGATCGGCGAGGTCATCGGCCCCAAGGGCAAGGTCATCAACCAGATCCAGGACGACACGGGCGCCCAGATCTCGATCGAGGACAACGGCACCGTCTACATCGGCGCCGTCGACGGTCCGTCCGCGGAGGCCGCACGCGCTGCGATCAACGCGATCGCGAACCCCTCGAACCCCGAGGTCGGCGAGCGCTTCCTCGGCACGGTCGTGAAGATCGCGTCGTTCGGCGCGTTCGTCTCGCTCATGCCGGGTCGCGACGGTCTGCTCCACGTCACCGCGATGCGTCCGCTGAACGACGGCAAGCGCATCGAGGCCGTCGAGGACGTCGTGTCGGTCGGTCAGAAGCTCCAGGTCACGATCACGAAGGTCGACGACCGCGGCAAGCTGTCGCTCGAGCTCGTCGAGGACGAGTCGGCTGCTGCGGCGCCGGCCGAGGACGCTCCCGCCGCGGAGTAG